In Macadamia integrifolia cultivar HAES 741 chromosome 13, SCU_Mint_v3, whole genome shotgun sequence, one DNA window encodes the following:
- the LOC122058598 gene encoding mucin-2-like produces MLLSHEFLHGISMNKLVIADSTNSNGAPTTNTAQRSSTKDSSPDPATSGCSNRGCGRAHGQGRGRVVVAVNRDVSGVKSATGPTTRLLHVITVPNRPTTHLPPIPPIPRPIPPTLHIPTLPPITPTHLPTLFPPITLPGFPKWEPHTMLPPTSITYPPLRLIPVRIISKLAMDLKIRRTLLSRPNKGDLSTLPISSSPSPSVSLVELTSFDGWHQRLGHPHERVLHQIISNNSLPCSSLKLCPLCPACQLGKASRLSLSETHTRSSFLLDVIFSDVWGPSFF; encoded by the exons ATGCTTCTAAGCCATGAGTTTCTACATGGCATTTCTATGAACAAGTTAGTTATTGCCGACTCTACTAACTCTAATGGTGCCCCCACTACAAATACAGCCCAGCGTAGTTCCACCAAAGATTCTTCACCGGACCCCGCTACAAGTGGCTGTTCCAACCGTGGCTGTGGTCGTGCTCATGGCCAGGGCCGTGGTAGGGTGGTGGTTGCGGTCAATAGGGATGTTTCTGGTGTTAAATCTGCAACAGGACCAACCACACGGCTGCTACATGTTATTACTGTCCCCAACCGACCAACCACCCACCTGCCCCCTATACCACCTATTCCTCGCCCAATCCCGCCGACTCTCCATATCCCCACCTTGCCGCCTATCACACCTACCCATCTCCCAACCCTTTTCCCACCAATAACACTACCTGGTTTCCCAAAATGGGAGCCACACACCATGTTACCCCCGACCTCCATCACCTATCCTCCTCTGAGGCTTATACCGGTCAGGATCATCTCTAAGTTGGCAATG GATCTGAAAATTAGGCGTACTCTACTCTCAAGGCCAAATAAAGGGGATCTCTCCACCCTTCCAATCTCTTCCTCTCCATCGCCCTCAGTTAGTCTTGTGGAACTAACCTCTTTTGATGGTTGGCACCAGCGTCTTGGTCACCCCCATGAAAGAGTGCTACATCAAATAATAAGTAATAATAGTCTTCCATGTAGTTCTCTTAAATTATGTCCTCTTTGTCCTGCCTGTCAGTTGGGCAAGGCTTCTCGTTTATCTTTGTCAGAGACGCATACacgtagttcttttcttttagatGTTATTTTTTCAGATGTATGGGGACCTTCCTTTTTCTAG